One Aptenodytes patagonicus unplaced genomic scaffold, bAptPat1.pri.cur scaffold_78, whole genome shotgun sequence genomic region harbors:
- the LOC143173437 gene encoding olfactory receptor 14A16-like: MSNSSSITEFLLLAFADTAELQLLHFWLFLGIYLAAFLGNGLIIIAIACDHHLHTPMYFFFLNLSFVDLGSISTTLPKAMANSLWENGAISYPGCVAQLFFFFFFISAEYFLLTVMAYDHYVVICKPLHYGTLLRSRACVHVAAAVWGSGFLNAVLQTANTFSLPFCRGNALDQFFCEIPQILKLSCSESDYLREVGLLVLSACLAFGCFVFIVLSYVQLFRAVLRIPSELGQHKAFSMRLPHLAVVSLFVSTGIFALLKPPSIASPSLDLVVSFLYSVVPPAVNSLIYSMRNQELKDALWKLAQWTLFHWQYPASPSLHISQNLS; encoded by the coding sequence atgtccaacagcagctccatcaccgagttcctcctcctggcatttgcAGACACAGCGGAGTTGCAGCTTTTacacttctggctcttcctgggcatctacctggctgcatTCCTGGGCAATGGCCTCATCATCATAGCCATAGCCTGTGACCaccacctccacacccccatgtacttcttcttCCTCAACCTCTCCTTCgttgacctgggctccatctccaccactctccccaaagccatggccaattccctctgggagaATGGGGCCATTTCCTACCCAGGGTGTGTGgcccagctctttttctttttcttttttatatcagctgagtattttcttcttactgtcatggcctacgaccactatgttgtcatctgcaaacccctgcactatgGGACCCTCCTgcgcagcagagcttgtgtccatgtggcagcagctgtctggggcagtgggtttctcaatGCTGTGCTACAaactgccaatacattttcactaccattctgccgaggcaatgccctggaccagttcttctgtgaaatcccccagatcctcaagctctcctgctcagagtcagactacctcagggaggttgggcttcttgtgcttagtgcctgtttagcatttgggtgttttgttttcattgtgctgtcctacgtgcagctcttcagggccgtgctgaggatcccctccgagctgggacagcataaagccttttccatgCGTCttcctcacctggccgtggtctccctatTTGTCAGCACTGGCATATTTGCCctcctgaagcccccctccattgcttccccatccctggacctggtggtgtcatttctgtactcggtggtgcctccagcagtgaactcCCTCATttacagcatgaggaatcaggagctcaaggacgccctatggaaactggcacaatggacactgtttcactggcaataccctgcctccccttctctgcacatttcccagaatttatcttag